A window of Apium graveolens cultivar Ventura chromosome 8, ASM990537v1, whole genome shotgun sequence contains these coding sequences:
- the LOC141679339 gene encoding disease resistance protein RPP13-like, translated as MDEHDLLQYLKKLLQDRGCYLALIDDIWDIKAWIQIKDAFPDQKNGSRIIITTRNKKVAEMADDKCFVHQLRFLTENESWELFCKRAKPTTQNMEKLGKEMVGKCRGLPLAIVILNSLLLHNMTNVFWSSI; from the coding sequence ATGGATGAGCATGATTTGCTGCAGTACCTGAAAAAGCTACTTCAAGATCGAGGTTGCTACTTGGCGTTGATTGATGATATATGGGACATCAAGGCATGGATCCAGATAAAAGATGCGTTTCCAGACCAGAAGAACGGTAGTAGAATCATCATAACCACCCGCAACAAAAAAGTTGCAGAGATGGCAGATGACAAATGTTTTGTCCATCAACTCCGTTTTCTAACAGAAAATGAGAGCTGGGAATTATTCTGTAAGAGAGCAAAACCAACAACTCAAAATATGGAGAAATTAGGAAAGGAGATGGTTGGTAAATGTCGAGGTTTACCGCTTGCAATTGTGATACTTAACAGCCTATTATTGCACAACATGACCAACGTTTTTTGgtcatccatttga